From the genome of Sulfurovum sp. NBC37-1, one region includes:
- the ilvA gene encoding threonine ammonia-lyase, translated as MLDLASIRQAYERVQGVVHRTPFSYAPILSQISGYEVYLKKENLQRTGAFKLRGAFNRIASLVEKGDRGGVVAASAGNHAQGVAFAAKHFGIEATIVMPESTPLTKVQGVKEFGANVILHGSNYDEAYAYAVTFGKENNFTFVHPFTDEEVMAGQGTITLEMLEDVEDLDAMIVPVGGGGLISGMSVAAKALKPDMKIIAVSAEGAPAMKNSYDAKRPLDTLSVRTIADGIAVRDTSPITLEYILKNVDSFESVCDDEIASAILFLLEKQKVLVEGAGSVGVAALMHGKIDLPKGAKVGIVLSGGNIDVTMLSLIIEKGLMKSARKMKLMVTLVDKPGALQSFTQILTEVGANIVQIGYDRTSIDLEFGDAHVSVALETKGEEHQALIRQKLEEGGFAFREEH; from the coding sequence ATGTTGGATTTAGCAAGTATCAGACAGGCCTATGAGAGGGTGCAGGGTGTCGTACACCGTACCCCTTTCTCTTATGCCCCTATCCTTTCACAGATCAGCGGATATGAAGTCTACCTAAAGAAGGAGAACCTTCAGCGTACGGGTGCCTTCAAACTGCGGGGTGCCTTCAACCGTATTGCTTCTCTTGTCGAGAAAGGTGACAGAGGCGGTGTGGTAGCAGCATCAGCGGGGAACCATGCCCAGGGTGTAGCTTTTGCCGCCAAACATTTCGGTATAGAAGCAACGATCGTGATGCCTGAATCCACCCCACTGACCAAAGTACAGGGTGTCAAAGAGTTCGGTGCCAATGTCATTCTTCACGGAAGCAACTATGATGAAGCCTATGCTTATGCTGTGACCTTTGGAAAAGAGAACAACTTTACCTTTGTACACCCTTTTACCGATGAAGAGGTTATGGCGGGGCAGGGAACCATTACGCTTGAAATGCTTGAAGATGTTGAAGACCTTGATGCTATGATCGTTCCGGTCGGTGGCGGCGGGTTGATTAGCGGAATGTCCGTTGCGGCCAAAGCATTGAAACCCGACATGAAGATCATCGCGGTCTCAGCCGAAGGAGCACCTGCCATGAAGAACTCCTACGATGCCAAACGGCCGTTGGATACGCTTTCGGTCCGGACCATTGCAGATGGGATCGCAGTACGTGACACGTCACCGATCACGTTGGAGTATATTTTGAAAAATGTAGACAGTTTCGAGTCTGTCTGTGACGACGAGATCGCTTCAGCCATTCTCTTTCTGCTTGAAAAACAGAAAGTACTGGTCGAAGGGGCCGGATCGGTCGGGGTGGCTGCCTTGATGCACGGCAAGATCGATCTGCCAAAGGGTGCCAAAGTGGGGATCGTTCTCAGCGGAGGGAATATCGATGTCACAATGCTCTCTCTCATTATCGAAAAGGGTCTAATGAAGTCTGCAAGAAAAATGAAGCTGATGGTCACGCTGGTCGACAAACCGGGAGCCCTTCAGTCATTTACGCAGATACTTACCGAGGTGGGTGCCAACATCGTACAGATAGGCTACGACAGAACTTCTATCGATCTTGAATTCGGCGATGCGCATGTCTCCGTGGCGCTTGAGACCAAAGGCGAGGAGCATCAGGCTCTGATACGCCAAAAGCTTGAAGAAGGCGGTTTTGCCTTCAGGGAAGAACACTGA
- the mnmH gene encoding tRNA 2-selenouridine(34) synthase MnmH translates to MEELPQSSDFRSIVLNNTPLIDVRAPVEFAKGAFPHAVNLPLMNDEERHVVGIKYKEEGNAEAVKLGHALVSGDVKEARIKAWTDFIASHPDAMLYCFRGGQRSQIAQEWLAENGREIVRLKGGYKAFRNWLMQETEKAVEQFKPIVLGGRTGSGKTILLKKLQNAIDLEGLANHRGSSFGRDITPQPTLIDFENALAYDLIQKLDQGFEHLVFEDEGKCVGRIYLPKILVEHLSEAPLVVLETPTEKRIEITFDEYVAKAHEKYKEVYHADYLKVWTEDMHEAMKRIQKRLGGQRYKIVCEIFEDALKEQKKNSSLEGYKVWIAYLLSEYYDPMYDYQIERNASRILFRGNAQEIEAFLKEYR, encoded by the coding sequence GTGGAGGAACTTCCGCAAAGCAGTGATTTCCGATCGATCGTTCTGAACAACACACCGCTCATAGATGTTCGCGCACCCGTCGAATTCGCAAAAGGTGCTTTCCCCCATGCCGTGAACCTGCCTCTTATGAACGATGAAGAACGGCATGTCGTGGGCATCAAATACAAAGAAGAGGGGAATGCCGAAGCGGTCAAACTGGGGCATGCTCTGGTAAGCGGCGATGTCAAAGAAGCGCGTATTAAAGCATGGACGGATTTCATCGCAAGTCATCCCGATGCAATGCTCTACTGTTTCAGGGGAGGGCAGCGTTCACAGATAGCGCAGGAGTGGCTCGCTGAAAACGGCAGGGAGATCGTGCGGCTCAAAGGTGGCTACAAGGCATTCCGGAACTGGCTGATGCAGGAGACTGAAAAAGCTGTGGAGCAGTTCAAACCCATCGTGCTCGGCGGCCGCACAGGTTCGGGGAAGACCATACTTCTGAAAAAACTGCAGAATGCTATTGACCTGGAAGGCCTGGCAAACCACAGGGGCTCTTCTTTCGGGCGTGATATCACACCGCAGCCTACACTGATCGATTTTGAGAATGCTTTGGCCTATGACCTGATACAGAAACTCGATCAGGGATTTGAACATCTGGTCTTCGAAGATGAAGGAAAGTGTGTCGGACGGATCTATCTACCCAAAATACTGGTGGAGCATCTCTCCGAAGCACCGCTTGTGGTGCTTGAAACACCGACAGAGAAGCGGATAGAGATCACTTTTGACGAGTATGTCGCCAAAGCACATGAAAAATACAAAGAGGTCTATCATGCCGACTACCTGAAAGTCTGGACCGAAGATATGCATGAAGCGATGAAAAGGATACAGAAAAGGCTCGGTGGACAGCGCTACAAGATCGTCTGTGAGATATTCGAGGATGCATTGAAAGAGCAGAAGAAGAACAGTTCGCTTGAGGGATACAAAGTGTGGATCGCCTATCTTCTGAGTGAATACTATGACCCGATGTATGATTACCAGATAGAGAGGAATGCTTCGAGAATACTGTTCCGGGGAAATGCTCAGGAGATCGAAGCGTTTTTGAAAGAGTATCGATAG
- the selD gene encoding selenide, water dikinase SelD gives MSSVKLTEYSHGAGCGCKISPMLLDEILESTQKTSVYPQLLVGNANKDDAAAYDLGNGTSVLSTTDFFMPIVDDAFTFGQIAATNALSDIYAMGGKPLMAISIFGWPIDKLSADVAREVIDGGRSICEDAGIPLAGGHSIDSPEPIFGLAATGLVDNANLMQNDSAKKGCYIFLTKPLGIGILSTAQKQKKIEEGHIDPAIQAMTTLNKVGADLAPLESVVAMTDVTGFGLLGHLSEICEASDISAQVWFEKVPLLPNVEKYRQLGCIPGGARKNFASYGDKISEMTQQQREILCDAQTSGGLLVIVKKDGLEAFKKVTEAAGLTLEPIGETTVKSQHLVEVL, from the coding sequence ATGTCATCAGTCAAATTAACGGAATACAGTCACGGAGCAGGATGCGGATGCAAGATCTCACCTATGCTGCTCGATGAGATTTTGGAGAGTACTCAGAAAACGAGTGTCTATCCGCAGCTTCTGGTAGGCAATGCGAACAAAGATGATGCCGCGGCATACGACCTGGGCAATGGAACATCCGTTCTTTCGACTACGGATTTTTTCATGCCCATCGTGGATGATGCTTTCACTTTCGGACAGATCGCGGCGACGAATGCCCTGAGTGACATCTATGCGATGGGAGGCAAACCGCTAATGGCTATTTCCATTTTCGGATGGCCTATAGACAAACTTTCAGCAGATGTGGCAAGAGAAGTGATAGACGGTGGACGTTCCATCTGTGAAGATGCCGGCATACCGTTGGCGGGAGGTCACTCCATAGACTCACCCGAGCCTATCTTCGGGCTGGCGGCGACGGGATTGGTGGACAATGCCAACCTGATGCAGAACGACAGTGCCAAGAAAGGATGTTACATTTTCCTGACCAAACCGTTGGGTATAGGCATCCTCTCCACAGCGCAGAAACAGAAAAAGATCGAAGAGGGGCACATAGACCCGGCGATCCAAGCGATGACCACACTCAACAAAGTAGGTGCCGATCTGGCCCCGCTGGAATCTGTGGTTGCGATGACGGATGTGACCGGTTTCGGACTGCTGGGCCACTTGAGCGAGATCTGTGAAGCCAGCGACATCAGTGCACAGGTCTGGTTCGAGAAGGTACCGCTGCTTCCCAATGTGGAAAAGTACAGACAGCTTGGCTGTATTCCCGGCGGAGCGCGTAAGAACTTTGCCAGTTACGGAGACAAAATAAGTGAGATGACACAGCAGCAAAGAGAGATACTCTGTGATGCACAGACATCCGGCGGACTGCTTGTGATCGTTAAAAAAGATGGCCTTGAAGCATTCAAAAAGGTGACTGAAGCTGCGGGATTGACACTTGAACCGATCGGTGAAACCACGGTAAAAAGTCAGCATCTTGTTGAGGTCCTCTAA
- a CDS encoding HAD family hydrolase, producing the protein MIEIPNYKTLNIIHIVCDYNGTIAKDGMVHPEVKVLFETLAQSYTLHVITADTFGSVAAQLADSPVTIKVLSGSDHTQEKADFIDKLGAESCAALGNGNNDAAMLQTATLGIAIFGEEGCAKDTLIASDIVCKDVTDALSLFLHPKRLIATLRK; encoded by the coding sequence ATGATAGAGATACCTAATTACAAAACCCTGAATATTATACATATTGTCTGCGACTACAACGGTACCATCGCCAAGGACGGCATGGTCCATCCCGAAGTCAAAGTACTGTTCGAGACACTTGCCCAAAGCTACACCCTGCATGTCATCACCGCCGATACCTTCGGCAGTGTCGCTGCACAGCTTGCCGATAGCCCGGTGACCATCAAAGTGCTTTCCGGAAGCGACCATACACAGGAGAAAGCCGACTTCATCGATAAATTGGGGGCGGAGAGCTGTGCAGCGCTCGGCAACGGCAACAACGATGCGGCCATGCTTCAGACCGCTACACTGGGCATTGCCATTTTCGGAGAAGAGGGATGTGCAAAAGATACGCTGATTGCTTCTGACATAGTGTGCAAAGATGTCACAGATGCCCTGAGCCTTTTTCTTCACCCCAAACGGCTCATTGCAACCTTAAGGAAATAG
- a CDS encoding CoA-binding protein yields the protein MECEFPTVNSNQEEIKEIFDTVKTIAVLGLSPDPTKASHRVAAYLQEVGYKIVPVYPKEETILGEKVYRSLAEIPFEIDMVDIFRKPAAFDAIADACIERGDVKVFWGQQGLVNNAAAEKAKDAGMKVVQNFCSMVAHRSLA from the coding sequence ATGGAATGTGAATTTCCCACAGTCAACAGCAATCAGGAAGAAATCAAAGAGATTTTCGACACAGTAAAGACCATTGCGGTCCTCGGCCTCTCTCCGGACCCGACCAAAGCCAGCCACCGTGTCGCCGCCTACCTTCAGGAGGTAGGCTACAAGATCGTCCCGGTCTACCCAAAAGAAGAGACCATACTGGGAGAAAAGGTCTACCGTTCTCTTGCAGAAATACCGTTTGAGATCGACATGGTGGACATTTTCAGGAAACCTGCCGCTTTCGATGCCATTGCCGATGCCTGTATAGAAAGAGGTGATGTCAAAGTATTCTGGGGGCAGCAGGGACTGGTCAACAATGCCGCTGCTGAAAAAGCAAAAGATGCTGGTATGAAAGTGGTACAGAATTTCTGTTCCATGGTAGCACATAGAAGTTTGGCTTAA
- the trmA gene encoding tRNA (uridine(54)-C5)-methyltransferase TrmA, translated as MVCKHFGSCGSCALYNQNYTQQLQLKEQRVSELLSPFYTGELELFDSPDSRYRARAEFRIWHESERCDYAMGNIEKKGAVTIEECPKVIEPIEKRMWKLLEKINASQEVLKQRLFAVEFLATTTDECLVTMLYHRKLDEAWSEEAKMLERELNCRVMGRSRKQKVILSDEFVTETLEIDGKEFTYVQYESGFTQPNPAVNVKMIEWAIWQAKKVGYGDFLESYCGLGNFTLPLSHYFDNVLATEISKRSIHAALQNCELNAVENITFARLASEEMTEALNGVREFSRLKGIDLKSYDFSTVLVDPPRAGLDEGTIELISNIDNIIYISCNPETLARDLETLIKTHTVMEAALFDQFPHTEHVESGVFLQKK; from the coding sequence TTGGTATGTAAACATTTTGGAAGTTGCGGTTCCTGCGCGCTGTATAATCAGAATTATACGCAGCAGCTCCAGTTAAAAGAGCAGAGAGTTTCAGAACTCCTTTCTCCTTTTTATACAGGAGAACTTGAACTCTTTGATTCACCCGATTCACGCTACCGTGCCAGGGCAGAGTTCCGTATCTGGCATGAGAGTGAAAGGTGTGACTATGCAATGGGGAATATTGAAAAGAAAGGTGCCGTCACCATAGAAGAGTGTCCCAAGGTGATCGAGCCCATTGAAAAACGGATGTGGAAACTGCTTGAGAAGATCAATGCCTCGCAGGAAGTACTGAAACAGCGTCTTTTTGCCGTTGAATTCCTGGCAACGACGACGGATGAGTGTCTTGTCACTATGCTCTACCACAGAAAACTGGATGAAGCGTGGAGTGAAGAAGCCAAAATGCTTGAGAGAGAACTGAACTGCAGGGTCATGGGCAGAAGCCGTAAACAGAAGGTGATCCTCTCCGATGAGTTTGTGACCGAAACACTTGAGATCGATGGCAAGGAATTTACCTACGTGCAATATGAGAGTGGATTTACCCAGCCCAACCCGGCGGTTAATGTCAAAATGATCGAGTGGGCGATCTGGCAGGCCAAAAAAGTGGGTTACGGGGACTTCCTGGAGAGCTATTGCGGTCTGGGGAACTTCACGCTGCCTCTGTCACACTACTTTGACAATGTACTGGCAACAGAGATCTCCAAGCGTTCCATTCACGCGGCACTGCAGAACTGTGAGCTGAACGCTGTAGAGAATATTACTTTTGCAAGACTGGCATCAGAAGAGATGACCGAAGCACTGAACGGCGTACGTGAGTTCAGCCGCCTCAAGGGAATAGACCTGAAATCCTATGATTTTTCAACAGTACTGGTAGACCCGCCAAGAGCAGGGCTGGATGAAGGAACGATAGAACTTATTTCCAATATAGACAATATCATCTATATATCATGCAATCCGGAGACACTGGCACGCGACCTTGAAACGCTTATCAAAACGCACACTGTCATGGAAGCTGCACTCTTCGACCAGTTTCCGCATACGGAACATGTGGAAAGTGGTGTGTTTTTGCAGAAAAAGTAA
- a CDS encoding FIST N-terminal domain-containing protein → MKQIAVTGASLGHIDFTPTIIIGFYRKSQKTLFSAEYQILRERFPLADIIACSSAANIADELPYVESRDQFPSVYLCLEMEKGTFAVDIFSEDVTPSLNVDNKKKYQVIMLSSFSSSTLEKTLSSFPSTITTQKIFGGVSGTDISSEDTGELFYNGVFYNRHILLWLIDKNKYKIEGMSMHLFRPVGLPLQITKAEKNKIYELNNKPAQDVIESFAGELKESAINNFAYPLFLQKEADGDWNSAPLASMTSVNKKDKSILLYREVCEKEYVKIAIMISQQDQLKRLRRLYTFAPSKSVAILFNCIGIAKNLSMMEYLYLEDIKKHLGITFIGAHTFGEIGPPATSKKRSGTLLHNQTMTIALISEKEVY, encoded by the coding sequence ATGAAACAAATTGCTGTAACAGGTGCATCATTGGGTCATATTGATTTTACTCCGACCATTATTATCGGATTCTACCGGAAAAGTCAGAAAACACTTTTTTCCGCGGAATATCAAATACTCAGAGAACGTTTCCCCCTTGCTGACATCATAGCCTGCAGCAGTGCAGCAAACATTGCCGACGAACTTCCCTATGTTGAATCACGTGATCAGTTCCCCAGTGTCTATCTTTGTCTAGAAATGGAGAAAGGTACTTTCGCTGTTGACATATTTTCTGAAGATGTCACTCCCTCCCTCAATGTAGACAATAAGAAAAAATATCAGGTCATTATGTTAAGCAGTTTCAGTTCTTCCACACTAGAAAAAACACTCTCTTCATTCCCCAGCACAATAACTACTCAAAAGATTTTTGGTGGTGTGTCAGGTACAGATATTTCCTCCGAGGATACAGGTGAACTCTTTTATAACGGTGTATTCTATAACCGGCATATACTGTTATGGCTGATCGATAAAAACAAATACAAAATAGAGGGTATGAGTATGCACCTGTTCAGACCGGTAGGACTCCCTCTTCAAATAACCAAAGCAGAGAAAAACAAAATTTATGAACTTAATAATAAACCGGCACAGGATGTAATTGAATCATTCGCCGGAGAGTTAAAAGAATCAGCGATCAACAACTTTGCCTATCCTCTTTTTTTACAAAAAGAAGCAGATGGGGACTGGAACAGTGCACCACTGGCCTCAATGACAAGCGTAAACAAAAAGGACAAAAGCATTCTTCTCTACAGAGAAGTATGTGAAAAAGAGTATGTAAAGATCGCTATCATGATAAGCCAGCAGGACCAGTTAAAACGCCTAAGACGACTCTATACCTTTGCACCGTCCAAAAGTGTAGCTATTCTGTTCAACTGTATCGGTATAGCAAAGAACCTTTCCATGATGGAATATCTCTATCTTGAAGATATAAAAAAGCACCTGGGAATTACATTTATCGGTGCGCATACATTCGGGGAGATAGGTCCTCCTGCTACTTCGAAAAAACGAAGTGGGACACTGCTTCACAATCAAACCATGACTATTGCACTCATCTCCGAAAAGGAAGTATACTGA
- a CDS encoding hybrid sensor histidine kinase/response regulator, which yields MLNIVQEKYFISEIMKRFGYSEKNAQQTVKKLEALIFHQDEKILYDFQYEIFIQNNPNYTRTLVEFLFQSFSYLYDTAQNREEKNRLRESISKLFHFIFIERCIYAKQIEAQSVAAQHILKNVSSQLNTVLKTQERMIANLSHEMRTSLNAITGYLTILEESKALRGEGKFHLKKAMNGAESLQSLVKDILNITKLNSGQLEIQKEFFALDEMLLECIDHLSLEIKNRYHIDFQFSSTFMPIFVHGDKMHIMEILINFLSNAFKYTETGFIKLSMDYRIEAGGVRTVFSVSDSGIGMTPEQTEDVFSPYSRYKKEKDGLGLGMHITKQLSEKLGGELNVQSTVGKGTTFSFSCLFEKTRPQELNFEGKKICFYIGEMEISTYLQEKIHFLEKCGAKIIHFKKESTLINYLLNTKEDTPNIISIMAETEAYTKFDALIYYLRSAKHFNNTIFLAENMHQHLSLKYFDDLYEYCAPLSRYEKLLKSRTLLHTNKEKLTLSVLVVDDTETNLDIFQLFIQKEYPDAIIDLAGGGYEAIGMCKIKTYDVIFLDLKMPGMDGFEVIKKLKILNGPLPIIYAFTADVYKSTYEKVEEAGFAGILEKPLNPEILYEILTRIEHAKTT from the coding sequence ATGCTCAATATCGTACAGGAAAAATATTTCATATCTGAGATCATGAAAAGATTCGGGTATTCAGAAAAGAATGCACAACAAACTGTCAAGAAGCTTGAAGCCCTGATCTTTCATCAGGATGAAAAGATTCTTTATGACTTTCAATATGAAATATTTATCCAAAATAACCCCAATTACACCCGTACTCTGGTAGAATTTCTCTTTCAGAGCTTTTCCTACTTGTATGATACGGCACAGAACAGAGAAGAGAAGAATAGACTTCGGGAAAGTATCAGCAAACTTTTTCATTTTATCTTCATTGAGCGGTGCATTTACGCCAAACAGATTGAAGCACAGTCTGTTGCCGCGCAGCATATTTTAAAAAATGTAAGCTCTCAGCTGAATACTGTACTCAAAACACAGGAACGAATGATCGCCAATCTTTCGCATGAAATGCGTACATCACTCAATGCCATTACCGGATATCTAACTATACTTGAAGAGAGCAAAGCATTACGGGGGGAAGGGAAATTTCATTTGAAAAAAGCAATGAACGGCGCTGAAAGTCTTCAATCACTTGTTAAAGATATTTTAAACATTACCAAACTTAACAGCGGACAACTGGAGATACAAAAAGAATTTTTCGCGTTAGATGAAATGCTACTGGAATGTATTGACCATCTTTCCCTGGAGATAAAAAACCGGTACCATATCGATTTTCAGTTTAGCTCAACATTTATGCCTATATTTGTGCATGGCGACAAAATGCATATTATGGAAATCCTCATCAACTTTCTTAGTAATGCATTCAAATATACTGAAACAGGTTTTATCAAGCTCTCTATGGATTACCGCATAGAAGCAGGTGGCGTACGTACAGTATTCAGTGTTTCAGATAGCGGTATAGGTATGACACCAGAGCAGACAGAGGATGTGTTTTCTCCGTACAGTCGTTATAAAAAAGAGAAAGACGGACTTGGGTTAGGTATGCATATAACCAAACAACTTTCAGAAAAACTGGGTGGAGAACTGAATGTTCAAAGTACTGTCGGCAAAGGAACAACCTTTTCTTTTAGCTGTCTTTTTGAGAAAACCAGACCCCAGGAACTGAATTTTGAAGGGAAAAAGATCTGTTTCTATATTGGGGAGATGGAGATCAGTACCTATCTACAAGAAAAGATCCATTTCCTCGAAAAGTGCGGTGCGAAGATAATACACTTTAAAAAAGAAAGTACCCTGATCAATTACCTTTTGAATACGAAAGAAGATACACCAAATATTATTTCCATTATGGCAGAAACAGAAGCCTATACCAAATTCGATGCACTGATCTACTATCTTAGAAGTGCAAAGCATTTTAACAATACTATATTTCTAGCTGAAAATATGCACCAGCACCTCTCCTTAAAGTATTTTGACGACTTGTATGAATACTGCGCACCCCTGTCACGCTACGAAAAGCTGTTAAAAAGCAGGACCTTGCTTCATACGAACAAAGAAAAGCTTACTCTGTCGGTTCTTGTTGTTGACGACACAGAAACAAATTTGGATATTTTCCAGCTTTTTATCCAAAAAGAGTATCCTGACGCAATAATTGATCTGGCAGGTGGCGGATATGAGGCTATCGGTATGTGCAAGATAAAAACATATGATGTGATCTTTCTCGATCTTAAAATGCCAGGAATGGACGGATTTGAAGTCATAAAAAAGCTCAAAATACTCAATGGTCCTTTACCGATAATCTATGCTTTTACTGCTGATGTCTATAAATCCACCTATGAAAAAGTAGAAGAGGCCGGGTTTGCCGGAATACTTGAAAAACCATTGAACCCGGAAATTCTTTATGAAATTTTAACAAGGATAGAACATGCAAAAACTACTTGA
- the glmU gene encoding bifunctional UDP-N-acetylglucosamine diphosphorylase/glucosamine-1-phosphate N-acetyltransferase GlmU — protein MSISVVILAAGQGTRMKSSTPKVLHTISGKPMLFHAIDAAKEISDDITVILHHQEERIQKEVEAEYENIIFHRQDAKNFPGTGGAMKGVYTRHERTLILNGDMPLIKKSSLEALTSGDADINMSIIRLEDPSGYGRVIIEDDKVVEIVEQKDCNEAQLCTQTVNAGIYAVDTALLERYIPLLRNDNAQKEYYLTDIVKMAVDEGRTVHPVYVEEEEFKGVNSKLDLARAEEIMQRRIKEALMMAGVTMCLPETIYIDCRATFEGECELENGVRIQGAAQLVNTHIKAHSVIEDSYLKNSDVGPMGRVRPGSKLVDTHIGNFVEVKKSDLNGVKAGHLSYIGDAQIGEGSNIGAGVITCNYDGKNKFRTIIGKNVFVGSDTQLVAPVCIEDDVIIAAGTTVNKDVEKGVLAISRTPMRTVKNFFYKFFGDK, from the coding sequence ATGTCCATATCCGTTGTAATTCTTGCCGCCGGCCAAGGTACCAGAATGAAATCTTCCACACCGAAAGTCCTGCACACTATTTCGGGTAAACCCATGCTTTTCCATGCCATCGATGCGGCCAAAGAGATCTCCGATGATATCACAGTGATACTCCACCATCAGGAGGAACGGATACAAAAAGAAGTGGAAGCAGAATATGAGAACATCATATTCCACAGACAGGATGCCAAGAACTTCCCCGGAACAGGTGGAGCGATGAAAGGGGTATATACCAGGCACGAACGTACCCTCATTCTCAACGGAGATATGCCACTCATTAAAAAATCTTCTCTTGAAGCACTCACCTCTGGTGATGCTGACATAAATATGTCTATCATCAGACTCGAAGACCCTTCCGGATATGGCCGTGTGATCATCGAGGATGACAAGGTCGTGGAGATCGTAGAGCAGAAAGACTGTAACGAAGCACAGCTTTGCACCCAGACGGTCAATGCCGGTATCTATGCCGTCGATACAGCACTGCTGGAGCGCTATATCCCGCTGCTACGCAACGACAATGCACAAAAAGAGTATTATCTTACCGATATCGTCAAAATGGCGGTGGATGAAGGCAGGACGGTGCATCCCGTCTATGTGGAAGAGGAGGAGTTCAAGGGGGTCAACTCCAAACTTGACCTTGCACGAGCCGAGGAGATCATGCAGCGACGCATCAAAGAAGCACTGATGATGGCCGGTGTGACCATGTGCCTACCCGAGACCATCTACATCGACTGCCGCGCCACATTCGAGGGGGAGTGCGAACTGGAGAACGGTGTACGCATCCAGGGAGCGGCGCAGCTTGTCAACACACATATCAAAGCGCACTCCGTCATCGAGGACTCCTACCTTAAAAATTCCGACGTGGGTCCTATGGGCCGTGTCAGACCGGGTTCCAAACTTGTAGATACTCACATTGGCAACTTTGTGGAGGTAAAAAAATCAGATCTAAACGGCGTCAAAGCAGGTCATCTTTCATACATCGGTGATGCTCAGATCGGAGAAGGCTCCAACATCGGTGCCGGGGTCATCACCTGTAACTATGACGGGAAGAACAAGTTCAGGACCATCATCGGCAAAAACGTTTTTGTCGGTTCGGACACACAACTTGTGGCCCCTGTATGTATAGAGGACGATGTCATAATCGCTGCGGGGACTACCGTGAACAAAGATGTGGAAAAAGGCGTACTTGCCATTTCAAGAACCCCTATGAGAACGGTCAAAAACTTTTTCTACAAATTCTTCGGAGACAAATAA